One window from the genome of Osmerus eperlanus chromosome 3, fOsmEpe2.1, whole genome shotgun sequence encodes:
- the LOC134017030 gene encoding putative olfactory receptor 13C6 — MTFSDNASTVTWFTLSGFDEMMEHRATFFSLTLLCYCAIILVNVALILTIILDENLHEPMYIFLCNLCISGLFGTTGFYPKFLLDLLSHLQVISYAGCLIQTFVMYSSACGDFVILAVMAYDRYVAICRPLEYHSVMTRQRVAWLVSYPWLSTFCLFTVTLVMTTRLRLCGSHIEKLYCANWSIVKLSCSSITANSILGYINILFYVVHIQLIIWSLC, encoded by the coding sequence ATGACCTTTAGCGACAATGCATCAACAGTGACATGGTTTACTCTTTCTGGGTTTGATGAGATGATGGAACACAGAGCCACGTTCTTCTCTCTTACTTTACTTTGTTACTGTGCGATTATACTAGTAAATGTTGCTCTAATTTTGACCATCATCCTGGATGAAAACCTCCATGAGCCCATGTACATCTTCCTGTGTAACTTGTGCATCAGTGGACTTTTTGGCACAACAGGATTCTACCCAAAATTCCTTCTGGACCTACTGTCTCATCTGCAGGTCATATCTTATGCAGGATGTTTAATCCAAACTTTTGTCATGTATTCTTCTGCCTGTGGAGACTTTGTAATTCTAGCAGTGATGGCATATGACAGGTATGTGGCAATCTGTAGACCACTGGAGTATCACTCTGTTATGACCAGGCAGAGGGTCGCTTGGTTAGTGTCTTATCCTTGGCTCTCTACATTCTGTTTATTCACTGTTACTTTAGTAATGACTACTAGACTCAGGTTATGTGGATCACATATAGAGAAGCTCTACTGTGCGAACTGGTCAATTGTTAAACTTTCCTGCTCTTCAATTACAGCAAACAGTATATTAGGGTATATTAACATACTTTTCTATGTTGTACATATACAATTAATTATAT